From Argopecten irradians isolate NY chromosome 2, Ai_NY, whole genome shotgun sequence, the proteins below share one genomic window:
- the LOC138315097 gene encoding phytanoyl-CoA hydroxylase-interacting protein-like isoform X1: MAVSLHPLKNYQDFCVDATNKIPYHIDVVSTSPQGYMLTDYHYSGGTDGLIVLLHQVYPPESFLVMFRYQPYPTYNLPFVLKPATEYKLQLFRVYTRRGKEDIGIGNSHSTVATFTTYMTQAEVRELYMKALAYLSDHRPRFTIITHFYRNKSDEYFTNIMTSNGVMYKYDKNWGGEQASSLNKQIKGLFFSANVDPVTMTPPDISYFGPVRLHIPTYLLLHDDINMYFSDFYCHTVKHKAQLVLTVKGSQTDFYCQQRLVLVDKRNNPFLMRAGYGPFEAVRVTVNITVELFYTEDVPIIAWRNMNHNVYFTRTKQKGKALAMVNGVPKNKDCRICNLDCFLDRLAHDLV, from the exons ATGGCAGTTTCATTGCATCCACTTAAGAACTACCAAGACTTCTGTGTAGATGCTACAAATAAG attCCCTATCATATTGACGTAGTGAGTACAAGTCCGCAGGGGTACATGTTGACAGATTACCACTACAGCGGAGGAACGGATGGTCTTATCGTCCTTCTTCATCAAGTCTACCCTCCAGAGTCTTTTCTCGTCATGTTTCGCTACCAGCCATATCCGACCTATAACCTTCCTTTTGTACTTAAACCTGCAACAGAGTACAAATTACAACTCTTCAGAGTCTATACCAGACGGGGCAAGGAGGACATCGGTATAGGGAATTCTCACTCGACTGTAGCTACGTTTACAACAT ATATGACACAAGCGGAGGTCCGTGAGTTATACATGAAGGCTTTAGCATACTTGTCAGACCATCGACCCCGTTTTACAATCATTACCCATTTCTATCGTAACAAATCAGATGAGTACTTTACGAATATCATGACATCAAATGGAGTCATGTACAAATATGATAAGAACTGGGGAGGAGAGCAGGCTTCTTCActcaacaaacaaataaaaggACTGTTCTTCAGTGCCAATGTCGACCCGGTGACCATGACACCTCCGGACATCTCCTACTTTGGGCCAGTGAGGCTGCACATTCCCACGTATCTACTTCTTCATGACgacataaacatgtatttctCAGATTTTTACTGCCATACTGTGAAGCACAAAGCTCAACTTGTCTTGACTGTTAAGGGCAGTCAAACTGACTTCTACTGTCAACAACGTCTTGTTCTTGTTGACAAAAGAAATAACCCGTTCCTCATGAGAGCAGGTTACGGGCCTTTCGAGGCAGTCCGCGTGACAGTAAACATTACAGTGGAATTATTCTATACCGAAGATGTTCCAATCATTGCCTGGAGAAACATGAATCATAATGTGTACTTCACCAGAACGAAACAGAAGGGAAAGGCCTTGGCTATGGTAAACGGTGTACCGAAGAACAAAGATTGTCGGATATGTAATCTGGACTGTTTTCTGGACCGTCTTGCTCAcgatttggtttga
- the LOC138315098 gene encoding uncharacterized protein, whose protein sequence is MNSQQTKVVQDTHKQWQYTLTRHQGGNKLIFIQSVSEGTTSILVLKSGTTSMVIPFPLWPAEDYDIHFLEDTRESDHTSTCVPTGKFSFRTKMAQKDVFELYHKCLDYLYSKFPHFLHLPHLYRNKSPWYYDNILKNKGGWMNGYVKNDGGDPASALNGRIHGLFFSAVLNENTGQPPPLSPFGSTRLFIPTLSIFNDRMNLYFADFYCHFEQKRHKVQLVLTPKGTEDDAFCQQRLLCLDPYQNPFFYRQHTQAKRTTTYKLSPNHVTGQQTIWCEVRVRTANDGSFTK, encoded by the exons ATG AATTCTCAACAAACCAAAGTAGTTCAGGACACACATAAGCAATGGCAGTACACCCTTACTCGGCACCAAGGGGGGAATAAGCTGATATTTATCCAGAGTGTCTCAGAGGGAACAACTTCTATTCTTGTACTCAAATCTGGTACCACAAGTATGGTTATACCGTTCCCACTTTGGCCCGCTGAGGACTACGATATCCATTTCCTTGAAGACACCCGGGAATCTGACCATACGTCTACTTGTGTACCAACAGGGAAGTTTTCTTTTAGAACCA aaatggCGCAAAAAGACGTCTTTGAACTCTACCATAAATGTCTTGACTACCTGTACAGCAAGTTTCCTCACTTTCTGCATCTGCCACATTTGTATCGAAATAAATCCCCATGGTACTATGATAACATATTAAAGAACAAAGGAGGATGGATGAATGGTTACGTTAAGAATGACGGTGGAGATCCTGCCTCTGCTCTCAATGGTAGAATACACGGACTATTTTTCAGTGCTGTACTAAATGAGAACACTGGACagccaccaccattatcaccgtTCGGTTCAACTAGGCTTTTCATTCCAACCCTGTCGATCTTCAACGACAGAATGAATCTTTACTTCGCTGATTTCTATTGTCACTTCGAACAGAAGCGACATAAGGTCCAGCTAGTGCTCACACCTAAAGGCACAGAGGACGATGCCTTCTGCCAACAGCGCCTGCTGTGCTTAGATCCATATCAGAACCCATTCTTCTACAGACAG CACACACAAGCCAAACGTACTACTACGTATAAATTGTCCCCCAACCATGTCACTGGACAGCAGACAATTTGGTGTGAAGTTCGAGTGCGAACAG CAAACGACGGTTCTTTTACGAAGTGA
- the LOC138315096 gene encoding tumor necrosis factor receptor superfamily member 5-like isoform X2: MTIRTINQRSMSSDLLQITILLLSCVRLCSKSTQPDITYYTNNGRRCVKCSPGTYLVADCEEENESAKCQLCPDGFYISQYNIARNCIKCKSSCENDQLVQITNCSRIQNMECACPNGMFNSNPDLEPWDAKCVVYGSCGPGHGMRYTATPVKNTTCERCVPGTTFSSTTSSSDRCQPCTPCGQFKVKRECNTTHNRVCDTNGISSSEYQDGIKDNKRLEAAIVVVAPIAGILLLAVPVYILYKKHVCCKRHDENIREKATGSSTDNANTSFPGSVNSGVLAYSLPKNRPSPTSANQPTSLSIPEDDIDSTNLKQLNPENLQQLPHSPNRFNGTDIDWRYNIFKINSYLSTELINQQWKHVIRHLYEGCGQSSDADREITEQEKNCVGNIKEQIYQCILSWSRNPGASARILGTALATEWPHLLQGLRDKFPRIFNESQV, encoded by the exons ATGACGATCAGAACTATAAATCAGAGGAGTATGTCCTCGGATCTGCTGCAAATTACGATCTTACTATTGTCATGTGTTCGGCTCTGCTCCAAATCAACACAA CCTGATATTACGTACTATACTAACAATGGAAGAAGGTGTGTCAAGTGCTCCCCGGGTACTTACCTAGTCGCTGACTGTGAGGAGGAGAACGAATCTGCCAAATGCCAGTTATGTCCTGATGGATTTTACATTTCACAATATAACATCGCCAGGAATTGTATCAAGTGTAAATCATCATGTGAAAATGACCAGCTAGTTCAAATCACAAACTGCAGTCGAATTCAAAATATGGAATGTGCTTGTCCGAACGGAATGTTCAACTCAAATCCAGATTTAGAGCCATGGGATGCTAAATGCGTGGTTTATGGTTCATGTGGTCCAGGGCATGGGATGAGATAcacag CAACACCAGTGAAAAACACAACTTGTGAGCGGTGTGTGCCTGGGACGACCTTCTCCTCGACAACCTCTTCGTCAGACAGGTGTCAGCCGTGTACTCCTTGTGGGCAGTTTAAGGTTAAGAGAGAATGCAATACAACACACAACCGTGTGTGTGATACTAACGGAATATCATCATCAGAAT atcAAGATGGTATTAAGGATAACAAGCGTCTAGAAGCAGCAATAGTTGTAGTAGCACCGATAGCCGGCATACTATTACTAGCTGTACCAGTATATATCCTGTATAAAAAGCATGTCTGTTGTAAAAGGCATGATGAAAACATAAG AGAAAAGGCAACTGGTAGTTCTACTGACAATGCAAATACGTCTTTTCCTGGATCTGTAAATTCTGGTGTCCTAGCATATTCTCTACCTAAAAATCGGCCTAGTCCTACTTCTGCCAATCAACCCACCAGTTTAAGCATACCAGAAGATGATATCGATTCTACCAATCTAAAACAACTCAATCCCGAAAATTTGCAGCAACTGCCACATTCACCTAATCGATTCAACGGGACCGATATTGATTGGCGGtacaacattttcaaaataaacagTTATTTATCTACAGAGTTGATCAATCAGCAGTGGAAGCATGTTATTCGTCATCTATATGAAG GTTGTGGACAAAGTTCTGACGCAGACAGAGAAATCACTGAGCAGGAGAAAAATTGTGTTGGAAATATAAAGGAACAAATCTACCAAT GCATTCTTTCGTGGAGTAGAAATCCGGGAGCTTCGGCCAGGATATTGGGTACCGCACTGGCAACTGAATGGCCACATCTTCTACAAGGTTTACGGGACAAATTTCCACGGATATTTAATGAAAGCCAAGTTTGA
- the LOC138315097 gene encoding phytanoyl-CoA hydroxylase-interacting protein-like isoform X2, which yields MLTDYHYSGGTDGLIVLLHQVYPPESFLVMFRYQPYPTYNLPFVLKPATEYKLQLFRVYTRRGKEDIGIGNSHSTVATFTTYMTQAEVRELYMKALAYLSDHRPRFTIITHFYRNKSDEYFTNIMTSNGVMYKYDKNWGGEQASSLNKQIKGLFFSANVDPVTMTPPDISYFGPVRLHIPTYLLLHDDINMYFSDFYCHTVKHKAQLVLTVKGSQTDFYCQQRLVLVDKRNNPFLMRAGYGPFEAVRVTVNITVELFYTEDVPIIAWRNMNHNVYFTRTKQKGKALAMVNGVPKNKDCRICNLDCFLDRLAHDLV from the exons ATGTTGACAGATTACCACTACAGCGGAGGAACGGATGGTCTTATCGTCCTTCTTCATCAAGTCTACCCTCCAGAGTCTTTTCTCGTCATGTTTCGCTACCAGCCATATCCGACCTATAACCTTCCTTTTGTACTTAAACCTGCAACAGAGTACAAATTACAACTCTTCAGAGTCTATACCAGACGGGGCAAGGAGGACATCGGTATAGGGAATTCTCACTCGACTGTAGCTACGTTTACAACAT ATATGACACAAGCGGAGGTCCGTGAGTTATACATGAAGGCTTTAGCATACTTGTCAGACCATCGACCCCGTTTTACAATCATTACCCATTTCTATCGTAACAAATCAGATGAGTACTTTACGAATATCATGACATCAAATGGAGTCATGTACAAATATGATAAGAACTGGGGAGGAGAGCAGGCTTCTTCActcaacaaacaaataaaaggACTGTTCTTCAGTGCCAATGTCGACCCGGTGACCATGACACCTCCGGACATCTCCTACTTTGGGCCAGTGAGGCTGCACATTCCCACGTATCTACTTCTTCATGACgacataaacatgtatttctCAGATTTTTACTGCCATACTGTGAAGCACAAAGCTCAACTTGTCTTGACTGTTAAGGGCAGTCAAACTGACTTCTACTGTCAACAACGTCTTGTTCTTGTTGACAAAAGAAATAACCCGTTCCTCATGAGAGCAGGTTACGGGCCTTTCGAGGCAGTCCGCGTGACAGTAAACATTACAGTGGAATTATTCTATACCGAAGATGTTCCAATCATTGCCTGGAGAAACATGAATCATAATGTGTACTTCACCAGAACGAAACAGAAGGGAAAGGCCTTGGCTATGGTAAACGGTGTACCGAAGAACAAAGATTGTCGGATATGTAATCTGGACTGTTTTCTGGACCGTCTTGCTCAcgatttggtttga
- the LOC138315096 gene encoding tumor necrosis factor receptor superfamily member 5-like isoform X1, whose product MTIRTINQRSMSSDLLQITILLLSCVRLCSKSTQPDITYYTNNGRRCVKCSPGTYLVADCEEENESAKCQLCPDGFYISQYNIARNCIKCKSSCENDQLVQITNCSRIQNMECACPNGMFNSNPDLEPWDAKCVVYGSCGPGHGMRYTATPVKNTTCERCVPGTTFSSTTSSSDRCQPCTPCGQFKVKRECNTTHNRVCDTNGISSSEYQDGIKDNKRLEAAIVVVAPIAGILLLAVPVYILYKKHVCCKRHDENIREKATGSSTDNANTSFPGSVNSGVLAYSLPKNRPSPTSANQPTSLSIPEDDIDSTNLKQLNPENLQQLPHSPNRFNGTDIDWRYNIFKINSYLSTELINQQWKHVIRHLYEGCGQSVSDADREITEQEKNCVGNIKEQIYQCILSWSRNPGASARILGTALATEWPHLLQGLRDKFPRIFNESQV is encoded by the exons ATGACGATCAGAACTATAAATCAGAGGAGTATGTCCTCGGATCTGCTGCAAATTACGATCTTACTATTGTCATGTGTTCGGCTCTGCTCCAAATCAACACAA CCTGATATTACGTACTATACTAACAATGGAAGAAGGTGTGTCAAGTGCTCCCCGGGTACTTACCTAGTCGCTGACTGTGAGGAGGAGAACGAATCTGCCAAATGCCAGTTATGTCCTGATGGATTTTACATTTCACAATATAACATCGCCAGGAATTGTATCAAGTGTAAATCATCATGTGAAAATGACCAGCTAGTTCAAATCACAAACTGCAGTCGAATTCAAAATATGGAATGTGCTTGTCCGAACGGAATGTTCAACTCAAATCCAGATTTAGAGCCATGGGATGCTAAATGCGTGGTTTATGGTTCATGTGGTCCAGGGCATGGGATGAGATAcacag CAACACCAGTGAAAAACACAACTTGTGAGCGGTGTGTGCCTGGGACGACCTTCTCCTCGACAACCTCTTCGTCAGACAGGTGTCAGCCGTGTACTCCTTGTGGGCAGTTTAAGGTTAAGAGAGAATGCAATACAACACACAACCGTGTGTGTGATACTAACGGAATATCATCATCAGAAT atcAAGATGGTATTAAGGATAACAAGCGTCTAGAAGCAGCAATAGTTGTAGTAGCACCGATAGCCGGCATACTATTACTAGCTGTACCAGTATATATCCTGTATAAAAAGCATGTCTGTTGTAAAAGGCATGATGAAAACATAAG AGAAAAGGCAACTGGTAGTTCTACTGACAATGCAAATACGTCTTTTCCTGGATCTGTAAATTCTGGTGTCCTAGCATATTCTCTACCTAAAAATCGGCCTAGTCCTACTTCTGCCAATCAACCCACCAGTTTAAGCATACCAGAAGATGATATCGATTCTACCAATCTAAAACAACTCAATCCCGAAAATTTGCAGCAACTGCCACATTCACCTAATCGATTCAACGGGACCGATATTGATTGGCGGtacaacattttcaaaataaacagTTATTTATCTACAGAGTTGATCAATCAGCAGTGGAAGCATGTTATTCGTCATCTATATGAAG GTTGTGGACAAAGCGTCTCTGACGCAGACAGAGAAATCACTGAGCAGGAGAAAAATTGTGTTGGAAATATAAAGGAACAAATCTACCAATGCATTCTTTCGTGGAGTAGAAATCCGGGAGCTTCGGCCAGGATATTGGGTACCGCACTGGCAACTGAATGGCCACATCTTCTACAAGGTTTACGGGACAAATTTCCACGGATATTTAATGAAAGCCAAGTTTGA